TATTACTATCTGCCTTTGATTGAATCTCTTTCATTTTTTGGAATTCTTCACGTTCCGAGTCGATCTTCAATCCTTGAGATTCTAGAGATAGGCGGTTCATAGTTGAAGCTTGGGCTTGTGTACTTTGGTAGTCAGAAAGAGCCGAAGCTGTAGCTTCTCCAAGAGCAGCGATAGCTTTTGCTAAGGCCATGCTAATTTCCATAACTTCCTGTCTAGGTTGAGTTATAGAAGGTTTAGGAAGAGCCGGAGTTTCTAATCCTTGAATAGTGGAATTTGATGTCCCATTGACAACAGAAGCAACTAGTTCTTGAATTTCTTGTAGCTGTGATGAATCTACAGAAGATAAGGAAGAGAGTGTAGTCTCTAATGTTTTGTTTGCTTCTTCAATTGTAGATTGTAGGTTTACAGCTTGGAAAGCAGCAGCGCCGGCAGTTTGATTAGCACCGGCGGCAGCTTCTGCAGATTCAGCCTCTTGCCCTGCGGCAATTCCTTGCCCCGCCATGATATTCTCTGAATTTTGAGCTTCAGAAACGGCGCTGGTTTTTTCTTTGCCTTGTGTTCCAGCAATACCTGCATCACTTTGCATTTCAGCATTTTTCCCCTGTCGGGTTTGCTGAATTTGCTTAGTTTCATTACCAGCGAGTTTATCAGGGGTTGGTACAGCTTGTGGTGTAGAAGCTAGTACCTGAGCCAAGATATTTTTCTGGTTGGTATTGTCTGGACCTGAGGTAGAAAGAGACATCTTCTAATTTACCCTATGTTATCTAATTTTTTTCTAAGACTATTGTTTGTCAGAGATATGCTTGTTTACTGTTGAAGATAGGTTCTTCAATCCATGAAGGACCGAAGCTAAATCTTTAGCAAACTTCGCATCTTCTTTAGGATTGTTAAACAAGCCTTCTGTAAGACTCTCAATAGGCAGGGAATCTAAAGTTCCGTTTAACGCAGCCATCATCTGTGTTAATTGTTTTTCATCTTGAATCCCAGAAAATGTCTGAGCTAGAGGTAAATCTTCATAAATAGAGGAAACTAAATTCTCTAGATTTGAGATTGCTACTTCTTGTTTGTCTGTTTCATTAGTGAATAACACAGGTGAGGCATCTACATGCTTTGCCGATGTCTTCTTAGTAGTAGTTTTTTTCGTTTTTCTAACTTTTTTATTCATGTTGGAGTTCTCCTAACCCTAAATTAACGTTTCCCACCGGATTTCTTTTTGGCCGGTGTTTTTGATTTAGCAGCAGTAGTTTTTTTCTTTTTTGGAGTTGTTTCTTTGATCATGTCTTTGAGAGAGTCTTTCATAATATTGCAGCGTTCTTTCAGAATTCTGTATTCAGGTTTGTTAGCGCAAATATCGATAGTAATATCTAAGAAATCTCGAGATTCCTCTGCTTGATCTATCTTCATCAAGCTGTCCGCTATGTAGTAAGGAGGAATAGGGTTTTGAGGCTCCGCATCAAAAGCAAGGAAGAAGCCAAAGGCTGCTTCATTGTACATTTTGAGCTGATGATAGCATGAGCTTAAGCCTAAGATATACTTGTAGCACTGAGGTTTGGAAGCTGTAAGGATTTGGAAAAGACCGATGGCTTCGTTGTATTTCCCTTGGGAATAGAAGCTGTAAGCGATTGTGTAGATCTCTTCTAATAAAACGTCGGATAAACCTAAGATTTGTTGAAGAGTTAATCCGTCACCGAGACCCTGTAAGATATCCATCAAAGCTTTCTTTGTTTCTTCTTCTGTAGGGACTGGATATTTCTGTTCTAAATCATTAGCCTTAGCTTTTTTTTGTGCAGCAAGCTCAGCGAGTCGGCTACGTGTTTTTTTGTTAAACGAGGCTGATGGCTTTTTAGAATTATTGGAAGTAGGCTTGCTCATTAATATAATTCCTAAAATTAAAATTATTTAATTCATAAATCAATTTTAAAGTTAATTAATTCGAAAAGACAAGTGATTAATTGAATGCAATTTGTGATCTTTATAAATAATTACTGTGTAAGTTGTTCTTATTTCAAGGTTTGCAAATTATAAAAATTAGGTTTCTTGACATTAGTTTTTGGGTATTTTACTTTTTGCTTTCGCAAGATCCTTGATTAGAATTTGCTATGAGTTCAAGAAATCCTATTCAACTACTCGATACGATCACTATCAATCAGATAGCTGCGGGAGAGGTGATTGAAAACTCCATATCTGTTGTTAAAGAGTTGGTAGAGAATGCCTTAGATGCTGGGGCTGATGAAATAGAAGTGGAAACTCTAGGAGGAGGACAGGGCTTAATTGTTGTAAAAGACAATGGCTGTGGGATGAGCTCCGAAGATGTTACTCTTGCTCTTAAGCGTCACGCCACCTCAAAGATAGGTGAGTTTTCCGATGTTTTTTCTTTATGCAGTTTTGGCTTTCGCGGGGAAGCTCTTCCTGCAATAGCTTCTATCTCTAAAATGGAGATCCTTTCTTGTCCTATAGCAGGAGAAGGTTCTAGGACAATCATTCATGGAGGGGAGGTTATTTTATCCGAAACTAGGCCTCGTCAGCTAGGGACTACGATTTCTATAGACTCGCTATTTTATAATGTCCCTGTACGTCGGGGATTTCAGAAAAGTCCTCAAACAGATCGAATAGCTATGAGAAAGCTTTTAGAGAATAGGATTTTATCTGTGGAGAATGTCGGCTGGTCATGGATAAGTGAAAGACAACAGGAATTTCGCATTCTAAAGCATCAGGAATTTATCGAGAGGGTTGCTTTTGTGATGGGAGATGGTTTCATGCAGGAAGCTCTCCGCGTAGATAAGGGGGGTAATCTTGCGCGTGTTGTGGGTTTTCTAGGATCGCCAGGCTTTCATAGGCCTACACGGCTAGGTCAAAGGGTATTTATCAATGATCGTCCCGTAGATTCTGTGTTTATATCAAAAAAGATAAGCGAGGCCTATGCAATGCTTTTGCCTCCACAAAGACATCCTGTTTTTGTTTTGAAACTGTACCTTCCCCCAGAGTGGTGCGATTTTAATGTTCATCCTCAAAAAACAGAAGTAAGAATTCTTAGAGAAGAGTTTGTTGGAGAATTTCTTTTAGAGGCAGTAGGAGAGGTGCTAGCGCGTCCTCAAGAAGTATCTGTTTTTGGGAAAACAACACGTGCTTTGCCTCCCCTACGTTTTTTTGATGAGCCATGTTTTGAAGCCTCTTCAAAAGAGTCTCACAGCCCTGTTTCTTTGCCGGTGGTAGAATTGACTTCGTCTTCTTTCGGTCCTCTTCCTTTCTTGGATAGAGAACAAGATCCTTTGCCTGTGGATAAACAGACGCAAATTACTTGGGGAGCTTCTCAGGAAGTGCGTTTTTTAACTTCTTTAGGGAAAATAGTTCTTGCAGAGGACTCAGAAGGCGTTCATGCTGTTTTTACAGAAGCTGCTAGAAAACATTTATTTTACTTATCTTTGGTGGATAACCATCAACATAATTATAAAAGTCAGTCTTTTTTAGTTCCTTTATGTTTGGAAGTCACTCCTGAAGAGCGCATTTTCCTTTGTTCCCATATTGAGGAATTTAAACAATTAGGAATAGAAATCTCTCAAATGGGCCCCTGTGTATTTGCAATTGAAAGTGCCCCCACATTTATAGGTGAAGAAGAGTTAAAATCTTGGATACTTTCTTTAGCAGAAGAAGGATGTGCTAAAATTGATAAAAGAGCCATGGCTCTTTTAATCAAGGAAACTCTAACGGGGACCATGTTTTGTAAAACACTGCGGACATTCGATATTTCTTGGTTATCTTTGCTCTGGCAATTAGGTAAGCCTGAAAAAGCATTTGACGGCACACAAATACGTCGATTAGTTTTAGACGAGGATTTTATTAAGGAGTAAATTATGTTCCAAGATCGTTTGATTAGAGCGCAAGCAGCTCTTACAGATTATGGTATAGATGGATTTGTCGTAGAAAGAAGTGAGGATCTTGCATATTTTCTCGGAGATAAAGTAACCACAGGAACGCTGCTCATAGGTAAGAATGAGGCGGTTTTCTTCGTCTATCGTATGGATAAAGATCTCTATGCAGATCTTCAAGGACCTTCTCTTGTGTTTTGTGATAGAAATATAGCAGAATTCCTTCTTCCCTATCTTGAAACAACAACTTATCAAACTCTAGGTTTTGATAGCCTTCACACCTCGTATCACAGATATCAAGAAAGAGAAAATGCTTCTTGTTCTTGGGTCCCTACAACATTATTTACAGAAAAATTGCGCAGCATAAAATCCGCAGATGAAATAGAAAAAATGCGTCAAGCAG
This DNA window, taken from Chlamydia sp. 04-14, encodes the following:
- a CDS encoding SycD/LcrH family type III secretion system chaperone — translated: MSKPTSNNSKKPSASFNKKTRSRLAELAAQKKAKANDLEQKYPVPTEEETKKALMDILQGLGDGLTLQQILGLSDVLLEEIYTIAYSFYSQGKYNEAIGLFQILTASKPQCYKYILGLSSCYHQLKMYNEAAFGFFLAFDAEPQNPIPPYYIADSLMKIDQAEESRDFLDITIDICANKPEYRILKERCNIMKDSLKDMIKETTPKKKKTTAAKSKTPAKKKSGGKR
- the mutL gene encoding DNA mismatch repair endonuclease MutL, producing the protein MSSRNPIQLLDTITINQIAAGEVIENSISVVKELVENALDAGADEIEVETLGGGQGLIVVKDNGCGMSSEDVTLALKRHATSKIGEFSDVFSLCSFGFRGEALPAIASISKMEILSCPIAGEGSRTIIHGGEVILSETRPRQLGTTISIDSLFYNVPVRRGFQKSPQTDRIAMRKLLENRILSVENVGWSWISERQQEFRILKHQEFIERVAFVMGDGFMQEALRVDKGGNLARVVGFLGSPGFHRPTRLGQRVFINDRPVDSVFISKKISEAYAMLLPPQRHPVFVLKLYLPPEWCDFNVHPQKTEVRILREEFVGEFLLEAVGEVLARPQEVSVFGKTTRALPPLRFFDEPCFEASSKESHSPVSLPVVELTSSSFGPLPFLDREQDPLPVDKQTQITWGASQEVRFLTSLGKIVLAEDSEGVHAVFTEAARKHLFYLSLVDNHQHNYKSQSFLVPLCLEVTPEERIFLCSHIEEFKQLGIEISQMGPCVFAIESAPTFIGEEELKSWILSLAEEGCAKIDKRAMALLIKETLTGTMFCKTLRTFDISWLSLLWQLGKPEKAFDGTQIRRLVLDEDFIKE